In Comamonas sp. lk, the following proteins share a genomic window:
- a CDS encoding M81 family metallopeptidase: MRFVIALMRHETNTFSPIATPLTAFNRGSDTNGPAVGENAIRSCEGTNNAAAAFIDIVRRQGDEFVMPLLGNAVPSGIVTAEAFEFMSERIVSAVREGCDAVMLDLHGAMVAEGFPDAEGELLRRIRAVAPEIPIAVALDFHANFSDALVSNATAIAGYCTYPHVDVYETGVRAARTLMAKLRGEVQPVILSRTLPMLTHMLRQSPREQPMKDIMDRVLAAELDGEVLNASVFGGFPLSDIPHVGLTVLLVADAGRQQAAQQLLDELTQMAWERRADFVYPIEPMAESVASAKMLEGGPIVLVDHGDNCGAGGPTDQMAVLAEVMRQGLDDVVAGPFCDPGAVAQMIAAGVGQTISLEVGGKTDMPAMKLKGQPLTLTGRVKCITDGNYQVTGPMFTGVHLSLGRTAVLDMGGILVMVCEKPQEPFDTGVFTHAGIDPARKKYILIKSRQHFRAGFGPIAQHIVLVAGPGVCSSDYKLFPFENLRRPIYPLELDTELEFSAS, encoded by the coding sequence ATGCGCTTTGTCATTGCCCTGATGCGGCATGAAACCAATACCTTCTCCCCCATTGCCACGCCGCTCACGGCCTTTAACCGTGGCTCGGATACAAATGGACCTGCGGTTGGTGAAAATGCCATCCGCTCCTGCGAGGGCACGAACAATGCTGCTGCCGCCTTTATCGACATAGTGCGCAGGCAGGGTGACGAGTTCGTCATGCCGCTGTTGGGCAATGCCGTGCCCAGCGGGATTGTGACGGCCGAGGCCTTTGAATTCATGAGCGAGCGCATCGTGTCCGCGGTGCGTGAGGGATGCGATGCCGTGATGCTTGATCTGCATGGCGCAATGGTGGCCGAAGGCTTTCCGGACGCCGAAGGCGAGCTGCTCAGACGCATACGGGCTGTGGCACCCGAGATACCGATTGCGGTGGCGCTGGATTTTCACGCCAATTTCAGCGATGCCCTGGTGAGCAACGCAACGGCTATTGCCGGCTATTGCACCTATCCGCACGTAGACGTCTACGAAACCGGCGTGCGTGCCGCACGCACGCTGATGGCCAAGCTGCGAGGCGAGGTGCAGCCGGTCATCCTCAGTCGCACGCTGCCCATGCTCACCCACATGCTGCGCCAGTCCCCCAGGGAGCAGCCCATGAAGGACATCATGGACCGTGTCCTGGCCGCGGAGCTTGATGGCGAGGTGCTCAATGCTTCCGTGTTTGGCGGCTTTCCACTTTCGGACATTCCCCATGTCGGGCTGACCGTGCTGCTGGTAGCGGATGCCGGACGGCAGCAGGCGGCGCAGCAGTTGCTGGATGAGCTGACACAGATGGCCTGGGAGCGGCGCGCCGATTTTGTCTATCCCATCGAGCCGATGGCGGAGTCGGTGGCAAGCGCCAAGATGCTTGAGGGTGGGCCGATTGTTCTGGTGGATCATGGCGACAACTGCGGTGCAGGCGGGCCTACGGACCAGATGGCCGTGCTGGCGGAAGTGATGCGCCAGGGACTTGATGATGTGGTGGCCGGCCCTTTCTGCGACCCAGGTGCTGTAGCGCAAATGATAGCGGCAGGCGTAGGCCAGACCATCAGCCTGGAGGTGGGCGGCAAGACCGACATGCCTGCCATGAAGCTCAAGGGGCAACCTTTGACACTGACAGGGCGCGTGAAATGCATCACCGATGGCAACTACCAGGTCACCGGGCCCATGTTCACCGGCGTGCATCTCAGCCTGGGGCGGACTGCGGTTCTGGATATGGGCGGCATCCTGGTCATGGTTTGCGAGAAGCCGCAGGAGCCTTTTGACACGGGGGTGTTCACCCACGCCGGGATCGATCCGGCACGCAAGAAATACATTTTGATCAAGTCACGCCAGCACTTTCGCGCCGGCTTCGGTCCCATTGCCCAGCACATCGTGCTGGTGGCAGGGCCGGGTGTGTGCAGCTCTGACTACAAGCTGTTTCCTTTCGAGAACCTGCGCCGACCCATCTATCCGCTGGAGCTGGATACCGAGCTGGAATTCTCAGCGTCCTGA